In a genomic window of Sphingomonas lutea:
- a CDS encoding N-formylglutamate amidohydrolase, whose protein sequence is MTLLAPPLVHPPRGPLPVLLSVPHSGRDYPDWLIASACRGRAALAKLEDPLVDRLAWRAIQRGCGAVVARAPRAAVDCNRAEDEVDPAIIEGARRGPMTARARGGLGIVPARTQQHGYLWRRAVTRAQLEDRLEQAHRPYHRAIEDQLGLLLDRFGCALLLDCHSMPPPAAGVPPIVFGDARGRSASAWVADEALAIARRQGFDAGLNEPFAGGHVVERHGAPARGVHALQIEIDRRWYLDGGLSEPGPGFDRASLLIEALAVGLGQALLDQPYATAAE, encoded by the coding sequence GTGACCCTCCTCGCCCCACCCCTTGTCCACCCGCCGCGCGGCCCGCTTCCCGTGCTCCTCTCGGTGCCGCATTCGGGCCGCGACTATCCGGATTGGCTGATTGCGTCGGCCTGCCGGGGACGCGCCGCTCTGGCCAAGTTGGAGGACCCTTTGGTCGACCGGCTCGCCTGGCGCGCGATCCAGCGCGGCTGCGGCGCGGTCGTTGCGCGCGCGCCGCGCGCCGCGGTCGATTGCAACCGCGCTGAAGACGAGGTCGATCCGGCGATCATTGAAGGCGCGCGTCGCGGCCCGATGACCGCACGAGCGCGCGGCGGCCTGGGCATCGTTCCCGCGCGCACGCAGCAGCACGGCTATCTGTGGCGGCGGGCGGTCACCCGCGCGCAGCTTGAGGATCGGCTCGAGCAGGCGCACCGACCCTATCACCGTGCGATCGAGGACCAGCTGGGATTGCTGCTCGACCGCTTTGGGTGCGCCCTGCTGCTCGACTGCCACTCGATGCCGCCGCCGGCCGCGGGCGTCCCGCCCATCGTCTTCGGCGACGCCCGCGGCCGTTCGGCGAGCGCGTGGGTCGCCGATGAAGCGCTGGCCATCGCCCGACGCCAGGGCTTTGACGCGGGGCTCAATGAGCCGTTCGCGGGCGGCCACGTGGTCGAGCGGCACGGCGCGCCGGCCCGCGGCGTCCATGCGCTGCAGATTGAAATCGACCGCCGCTGGTACCTGGATGGCGGATTGAGCGAACCGGGCCCGGGCTTCGACCGCGCTTCCTTGCTGATCGAAGCCCTGGCGGTCGGCCTGGGTCAAGCCTTGCTCGATCAGCCGTACGCGACGGCGGCCGAGTAG
- a CDS encoding ATP-grasp fold amidoligase family protein: protein MTMPAAALPRALGDAHRPPTARALSLLYLWRHGRWPDLERPRRFTEWVQWRKLNDRRVALARLTDKLQAKAIAAERLGDQHVVPVLWHGQRLPGTPHWPMPFVVKANHGCGQFVVVRNMADWRRARIRSFAWMRSTYGAALGEWHYGIARRALLVEPYLSSPIGCRWTTKSTSSAGARR, encoded by the coding sequence TTGACGATGCCCGCGGCCGCGCTGCCGCGGGCCTTGGGCGATGCGCACAGGCCGCCGACGGCGCGGGCACTGTCGCTATTATATTTGTGGCGGCACGGCCGCTGGCCTGACCTTGAGCGGCCGCGCCGCTTCACCGAATGGGTGCAGTGGCGCAAGCTCAACGATCGCCGCGTGGCCCTCGCGCGCCTGACCGACAAGCTGCAGGCCAAGGCCATCGCCGCCGAGCGCCTGGGCGATCAGCATGTCGTTCCAGTCCTGTGGCACGGGCAGCGCCTGCCGGGCACACCGCATTGGCCGATGCCATTCGTGGTCAAGGCCAATCACGGCTGCGGCCAGTTTGTCGTCGTGCGCAACATGGCCGATTGGCGCCGCGCGCGGATCCGCAGCTTTGCGTGGATGCGCAGCACCTACGGCGCGGCGCTCGGCGAATGGCATTATGGCATTGCGCGCCGGGCGCTGCTCGTCGAACCGTATCTCTCTTCCCCGATCGGCTGCCGCTGGACTACAAAATCTACGTCTTCGGCGGGCGCGCGGAGATGA
- a CDS encoding DUF6265 family protein, giving the protein MPSWLAGGWTTESADGSWVEEWWTPPKAGLMIGAGRSGKAGKLDWWEHTRIELADGKLRFCALPKGQAGACFPATRVAASEIVFENPAHDFPNRIAYRREGKALFAEVSGKDGANVQRWRFRLVD; this is encoded by the coding sequence ATGCCAAGCTGGCTGGCTGGTGGCTGGACGACCGAGTCCGCGGACGGAAGCTGGGTCGAGGAATGGTGGACCCCGCCCAAGGCCGGCCTGATGATCGGCGCAGGCCGGAGCGGCAAGGCCGGCAAGCTGGACTGGTGGGAGCATACGCGGATCGAGCTGGCCGATGGCAAGCTTCGGTTCTGCGCGCTCCCGAAGGGCCAGGCCGGCGCGTGCTTTCCAGCGACCAGGGTCGCGGCGTCGGAAATCGTGTTCGAAAACCCGGCGCACGATTTTCCAAATCGCATCGCTTATCGGCGCGAGGGCAAGGCGTTGTTCGCCGAAGTGAGCGGAAAAGACGGCGCCAACGTCCAGCGCTGGCGCTTCCGGTTGGTCGATTAG
- a CDS encoding CpaF family protein → MSAFGKRGGISGGGRPSFGVAKPMKGGPSAPVIPGPELPGGGDQFPPIEELPESIDLAESGQAAPAQMGAMDRLTARQNASGDAASSKQEGFEAAVHRIKEQVLPRLLERVDPEAAATLSKDELAEEFRPIISEVLAELKINLNRREQFALEKVLVDELLGLGPLEELLSDPAISDIMVNGPDQTFVERKGKLELAQIQFRDEEHLFQIAQRIVNKVGRRIDQTTPLCDARLQDGSRVNVIVPPLSLRGTAISIRKFSEKPITLDMMKGFGSMSDKMATILKIAGASRMNVIISGGTGSGKTTMLNALSKMIDPGERVITIEDAAELRLQQPHWLPLETRPANLEGQGAISIRDLVINALRMRPDRIILGEIRGQECFDLLAAMNTGHDGSMATLHSNSPRECLARMENMVMMSDIKIPKEAISRQIADSVDLIVQVKRLRDGSRRTTNVTEVIGMEGDVIVTQELFKFEYLDETPDGKIIGEYRSMGLRPYTLEKAKQYGFDQPYLEACL, encoded by the coding sequence ATGAGCGCATTCGGCAAGCGTGGTGGGATCAGCGGCGGAGGACGGCCGAGCTTCGGCGTTGCTAAGCCGATGAAAGGCGGGCCGTCGGCGCCCGTGATCCCGGGACCCGAACTTCCTGGCGGCGGCGACCAATTCCCGCCGATCGAGGAACTGCCGGAATCGATCGACCTCGCCGAAAGCGGCCAGGCCGCACCCGCCCAAATGGGCGCGATGGACCGCCTCACTGCGCGCCAGAACGCCAGCGGCGATGCCGCCAGCAGCAAGCAAGAAGGCTTCGAGGCCGCGGTTCACCGCATCAAGGAACAGGTGCTCCCGCGCCTGCTCGAGCGCGTCGACCCGGAAGCGGCGGCGACGCTGAGCAAGGATGAGCTGGCCGAGGAATTCCGGCCGATCATCAGCGAGGTGCTTGCCGAGCTCAAGATCAACCTCAACCGCCGCGAGCAGTTCGCGCTGGAAAAGGTGCTGGTGGACGAGCTGCTTGGCCTCGGCCCGCTGGAGGAATTGTTGTCCGATCCGGCGATCAGCGACATCATGGTCAACGGCCCCGACCAGACCTTCGTCGAGCGCAAGGGCAAGCTCGAGCTCGCCCAGATCCAGTTCCGCGACGAAGAGCATCTGTTCCAGATCGCACAGCGCATCGTCAATAAGGTCGGCCGCCGCATCGACCAGACCACGCCGCTCTGCGACGCGCGCTTGCAGGACGGCAGCCGCGTCAACGTCATCGTGCCGCCGCTCAGCCTGCGCGGCACCGCAATCTCGATTCGTAAGTTCTCGGAAAAGCCGATCACGCTCGACATGATGAAGGGCTTCGGCTCGATGTCGGACAAGATGGCGACCATACTCAAGATCGCGGGCGCCAGCCGGATGAACGTCATCATCTCGGGCGGTACCGGCTCGGGCAAGACGACCATGCTCAACGCTTTGTCGAAAATGATCGACCCGGGCGAGCGCGTGATCACCATCGAAGACGCCGCCGAACTTCGCTTGCAGCAGCCGCACTGGCTCCCGCTTGAAACGCGGCCGGCCAACCTCGAAGGCCAGGGCGCGATCTCGATCCGCGACCTCGTCATCAACGCGTTGCGTATGCGCCCCGACCGCATCATCCTCGGCGAAATTCGTGGTCAGGAGTGTTTCGACCTCCTGGCCGCGATGAACACCGGCCACGACGGCTCGATGGCGACGCTCCACTCCAACAGCCCGCGCGAATGCCTGGCGCGTATGGAAAACATGGTGATGATGTCGGACATCAAGATCCCGAAGGAGGCGATCAGCCGTCAGATCGCGGATTCGGTCGACCTCATCGTCCAGGTCAAGCGCCTCCGCGACGGCTCGCGCCGCACCACCAACGTCACCGAAGTGATCGGCATGGAAGGCGACGTCATCGTCACGCAGGAATTGTTCAAGTTCGAATATCTCGACGAGACGCCCGACGGGAAGATCATCGGCGAATATCGCTCGATGGGCCTGCGCCCGTACACGCTCGAGAAGGCCAAGCAGTACGGGTTTGACCAGCCATATTTGGAGGCATGCCTGTAG
- a CDS encoding glutathione S-transferase, translating to MAGTPDLADCVNDVCPWSGKPVGADSLTTYRGKVVGFCNPGCRDKFEAATGAFDRAIESKD from the coding sequence ATGGCCGGCACGCCTGACCTTGCGGACTGCGTCAACGACGTCTGTCCCTGGTCGGGCAAGCCGGTCGGCGCCGACAGCCTGACGACCTATCGCGGCAAGGTGGTCGGCTTCTGCAATCCCGGATGCCGCGACAAGTTCGAAGCCGCCACAGGCGCCTTCGACCGTGCGATTGAAAGCAAGGACTGA
- a CDS encoding ATP-grasp fold amidoligase family protein, with protein sequence MALWHCAPGAARRTVSLFPDRLPLDYKIYVFGGRAEMIQLHEGRGTAQHRWTQLDRDWRILSRQRSRRSAPANLDAMFAAAERLGAGHDFIRTDFFNIDGRYQFGEFCLFPGSGLDPFDPVDLDDWLGDLWHATASVTASRGVRAGPRSGRCGRPPSPNP encoded by the coding sequence ATGGCATTATGGCATTGCGCGCCGGGCGCTGCTCGTCGAACCGTATCTCTCTTCCCCGATCGGCTGCCGCTGGACTACAAAATCTACGTCTTCGGCGGGCGCGCGGAGATGATCCAGCTTCACGAGGGCCGCGGCACCGCGCAGCACCGCTGGACGCAGCTCGACCGCGATTGGCGCATCCTGTCCCGGCAACGAAGCCGCCGATCAGCCCCAGCGAACCTCGATGCGATGTTCGCCGCCGCCGAGCGCCTGGGGGCCGGGCACGATTTCATCCGCACCGATTTCTTCAACATCGATGGCCGCTATCAGTTCGGCGAATTCTGCCTGTTTCCGGGGTCGGGCCTCGACCCGTTCGATCCCGTTGACCTTGACGACTGGCTTGGCGACCTGTGGCACGCAACCGCGTCGGTTACGGCGTCTAGAGGCGTCCGTGCTGGTCCTCGGTCTGGAAGATGCGGTCGACCTCCATCACCAAATCCTTAA
- a CDS encoding SapC family protein — protein MASVAPNQNLPLFYNAIEPINVGQHGKMKLRTGLKVPRFAAGHAVPVTVDEFALVQRHFPIVFAIGDNPVPIALMGLNEGVNVFLNDDGSMRDETVYMPAYLRRFPFLLARLRPESDELSLCFDPTSEVLGTGKEGEAVFDGEQPSEATKSILSFCEQFEAAGQRTAAFVEELKKSELLMEGEVAIQPQGTEQPFVYRGFKMVDEEKLRGLRGDELRKMNQTGLLPLIYAHLFSLTLMRDVFGRQVAQGKTPNLPVQQAPETV, from the coding sequence ATGGCGAGCGTAGCGCCGAATCAAAACCTGCCCCTGTTCTACAATGCCATCGAGCCGATCAATGTCGGCCAGCACGGCAAGATGAAGCTTCGCACCGGCCTCAAGGTGCCGCGCTTTGCAGCCGGCCATGCCGTCCCGGTGACGGTGGATGAATTCGCGCTTGTCCAGCGCCACTTCCCGATCGTGTTCGCGATCGGCGACAATCCGGTTCCGATCGCGCTCATGGGCCTCAATGAAGGGGTCAACGTCTTCCTCAACGACGACGGCAGCATGCGCGACGAGACGGTCTACATGCCCGCTTACCTCCGCCGCTTTCCGTTCCTTCTGGCGCGGCTGCGTCCGGAATCGGACGAATTGTCCTTGTGCTTCGATCCCACGTCGGAAGTGCTCGGCACCGGCAAGGAAGGCGAGGCCGTGTTCGACGGCGAACAGCCGAGCGAAGCGACCAAGTCCATCCTGAGCTTCTGTGAGCAGTTCGAGGCCGCGGGCCAGCGCACCGCCGCCTTCGTCGAGGAACTCAAGAAGTCGGAGCTTCTGATGGAAGGCGAGGTCGCCATCCAGCCGCAGGGCACCGAGCAGCCATTCGTCTATCGCGGGTTCAAGATGGTCGACGAGGAAAAGCTCCGCGGCCTGCGCGGCGACGAGCTGCGCAAGATGAATCAGACCGGCCTCCTGCCGCTGATCTACGCGCACCTTTTCTCGCTGACGCTGATGCGCGATGTGTTCGGCCGCCAGGTGGCACAGGGCAAGACGCCCAACCTGCCGGTCCAGCAGGCACCCGAGACGGTCTGA
- a CDS encoding ATP synthase F1 subunit epsilon, which yields MADLHFELVTPDRLVMSDDVHMVVVPGTEGQSGIMAGHAPYMTTLRNGDIAVYRSATGQPETIAVTGGFAEVSERGLTVLAESAGETA from the coding sequence ATGGCCGACCTGCACTTCGAACTCGTCACCCCCGACCGGCTGGTGATGTCGGACGACGTCCACATGGTGGTCGTCCCGGGGACTGAGGGCCAGTCGGGCATCATGGCCGGCCACGCGCCCTACATGACGACGCTGCGCAATGGCGACATCGCGGTTTACCGCAGCGCCACGGGGCAGCCCGAAACGATCGCCGTCACCGGTGGCTTCGCCGAGGTCAGCGAGCGCGGCCTTACGGTTCTTGCCGAAAGCGCGGGCGAAACCGCCTAA
- a CDS encoding DUF1989 domain-containing protein, with amino-acid sequence MPHEIAPRSGVAFTLDRGQRLTIIDPQGEQVADLLAFNRADVREVISAGRTFDYASKIFLTAGDPLYSNRSNIMLDIVEDSVGRHDFLLTPCSKDTFRIIYGDSDPHQGCFGNLAQALAPYAIEEDMIPAAFNCFMNVQVDGTSGAISVDPPLSKAGDRIVFEARMDLIIGLTACSALQSNNGSFKPIHWQVD; translated from the coding sequence ATGCCGCATGAGATCGCGCCGCGCTCGGGCGTGGCGTTTACGCTCGACCGTGGGCAGCGGCTGACGATCATCGATCCCCAGGGCGAGCAAGTGGCCGACCTCCTCGCCTTCAACCGCGCCGACGTGCGGGAGGTCATCAGCGCGGGGCGCACGTTCGATTATGCCAGCAAGATTTTCCTCACCGCCGGCGACCCACTTTATTCCAACCGTTCGAACATCATGCTCGACATCGTTGAAGACAGCGTCGGGCGGCATGATTTCCTGCTCACGCCCTGCTCGAAGGACACGTTCCGGATCATCTATGGCGACAGCGACCCGCATCAGGGCTGCTTCGGCAACCTCGCGCAGGCGCTGGCACCTTATGCTATTGAAGAGGATATGATCCCCGCCGCCTTCAATTGCTTCATGAACGTACAGGTCGACGGCACGTCAGGCGCGATCAGCGTCGATCCGCCGTTGTCGAAGGCCGGCGATCGGATCGTGTTCGAGGCACGCATGGACCTGATCATCGGCCTCACTGCTTGCTCGGCGCTGCAGTCGAACAACGGCAGCTTCAAGCCGATCCACTGGCAGGTCGATTGA
- the cpdR gene encoding cell cycle two-component system response regulator CpdR codes for MARILLAEDDTSMREYLQRALQRVGYEVAAVGCGTEAIPLLETEQFDLLLTDIVMPEMDGIELAQKASAIDPAIRVMFITGFAAVALQGGRTAPEAKLLSKPFHLKDLVMEVDRIFQTEDQHGRL; via the coding sequence ATGGCGAGAATCCTGCTGGCTGAAGACGACACGTCGATGCGCGAATATCTGCAGCGCGCGCTGCAGCGTGTGGGCTATGAAGTGGCCGCCGTCGGCTGCGGCACCGAGGCCATTCCGCTGCTCGAGACGGAGCAGTTCGATTTGCTGTTGACCGACATCGTGATGCCCGAAATGGATGGGATCGAACTGGCCCAAAAGGCAAGCGCCATCGACCCCGCGATCCGCGTCATGTTCATCACCGGCTTTGCCGCCGTGGCGCTCCAGGGCGGCCGCACCGCGCCCGAGGCCAAGCTTCTGTCCAAGCCCTTCCACCTTAAGGATTTGGTGATGGAGGTCGACCGCATCTTCCAGACCGAGGACCAGCACGGACGCCTCTAG
- a CDS encoding DEAD/DEAH box helicase has product MTFADLGLSDQLLRAVDDSGYPEPTPIQRAAIPSILMGKDLIGIAQTGTGKTAAFVLPMIDILGHGRSRARMPRSLILEPTRELAQQVSENFEKYGKYNKLSMALLIGGVQMGDQVKALEKGVDVLIATPGRLMDLFGRGKILLTGCELLVIDEADRMLDMGFIPDIEEICSKLPKSRQTLLFSATMPPPIQKLAAKFLNDPKRVEVARPATANVNIEQRLVVVRGDKKRDALRDILRHEEFKNAIVFSNRKTTVRELATSLKRSGFSVGQIQGDMDQSDRIAEFDRFKKDEINILVASDVAARGLDVKGVSHVVNFDVPWQPDDYIHRIGRTGRAGMTGIAITLATREDAEAVERIEKLIGHKIPRAGEVAPTAAPAEDAPPAEPEREARKPRPERKPRGERKPAAAKPEPQPEPRDEPVPERSLVVEDLKNEWNGPLPGFLSQSAG; this is encoded by the coding sequence ATGACTTTTGCCGATCTCGGCCTTTCCGACCAGTTGCTCCGCGCCGTGGACGACAGCGGCTATCCCGAGCCAACGCCGATCCAGCGCGCCGCCATCCCGTCGATTCTCATGGGCAAGGATCTGATCGGGATTGCGCAAACAGGCACCGGCAAGACCGCCGCCTTTGTCCTGCCGATGATCGACATCCTAGGCCACGGCCGCAGCCGCGCGCGCATGCCGCGCAGCCTCATCCTCGAACCGACGCGCGAGCTGGCGCAGCAGGTTTCGGAGAATTTCGAGAAATACGGCAAGTACAACAAGCTTTCGATGGCGCTGCTGATCGGCGGCGTTCAGATGGGCGACCAGGTCAAGGCGCTCGAAAAGGGCGTCGACGTGCTGATCGCCACGCCTGGGCGCCTGATGGACCTGTTCGGCCGCGGCAAGATCCTGCTCACCGGCTGCGAACTGTTGGTCATCGACGAAGCCGACCGCATGCTCGACATGGGCTTCATCCCGGACATCGAGGAAATCTGCTCGAAGCTGCCAAAATCGCGCCAGACCCTGCTGTTCTCGGCGACCATGCCGCCGCCGATCCAGAAGCTGGCGGCCAAGTTCCTCAACGATCCCAAGCGCGTCGAGGTCGCGCGTCCGGCGACCGCCAACGTCAACATCGAACAGCGCCTGGTCGTGGTTCGCGGCGACAAGAAGCGCGACGCACTGCGCGACATCCTGCGCCACGAGGAATTCAAGAACGCGATCGTCTTTTCCAACCGCAAGACTACGGTGCGCGAGCTTGCGACCAGCCTCAAGCGCTCGGGCTTTTCGGTCGGCCAGATCCAGGGCGACATGGACCAGTCGGACCGCATCGCCGAATTCGACCGTTTCAAGAAGGACGAGATCAACATCCTCGTCGCGTCGGACGTCGCCGCGCGCGGCCTCGACGTCAAAGGCGTCAGCCATGTCGTCAACTTCGACGTGCCGTGGCAGCCCGACGATTACATTCACCGGATCGGCCGCACCGGCCGCGCGGGAATGACGGGCATCGCCATCACGCTGGCCACGCGCGAGGATGCCGAAGCGGTCGAGCGGATCGAGAAGCTGATCGGGCACAAGATCCCGCGTGCCGGTGAAGTAGCGCCCACTGCCGCGCCCGCCGAAGATGCGCCGCCCGCGGAACCGGAGCGCGAAGCGCGCAAGCCGCGCCCCGAACGCAAGCCGCGCGGCGAGCGCAAGCCCGCCGCAGCCAAGCCTGAACCGCAACCCGAACCGCGCGACGAACCCGTCCCCGAACGCTCGCTGGTGGTCGAGGACCTCAAGAACGAGTGGAACGGGCCGCTCCCCGGCTTCCTGTCGCAAAGCGCGGGATAG
- the yghU gene encoding glutathione-dependent disulfide-bond oxidoreductase, whose translation MTDYIPPKVWTWDAPSGGRFASINRPIAGATHDKPLPVGKHPFQLYSLATPNGQKVAIMFEELLERGHPDAEYDAWPIRIGDGDQFGSGFVDINPNSKIPALVDRSGPEPVRIFESGAILVYLAEKFGEFLPTSGPERAETLSWLFWQMGSAPFLGGGFGHFFAYAPTKQEYPINRYAMEAKRQFDVLNRRLAEHEYVAGADYSLADMAIWPWYGGVALNRTYEGASEFLAVHEYAHVMRWAKAIDARPAVRRGRIVNKLTGDEREQLHERHDASDFDLRTEDKIKGAANSAEAVKDDAI comes from the coding sequence ATGACCGACTATATCCCGCCCAAGGTCTGGACCTGGGACGCGCCGAGCGGCGGCCGGTTCGCCAGCATCAACCGCCCCATCGCCGGCGCCACGCATGACAAGCCGCTGCCGGTCGGCAAGCATCCTTTCCAGCTTTATTCGCTCGCCACGCCCAATGGGCAAAAGGTGGCGATCATGTTCGAGGAACTGCTCGAACGCGGCCATCCCGACGCCGAATATGACGCCTGGCCGATCCGTATCGGCGATGGCGATCAGTTCGGCAGCGGCTTCGTCGACATCAACCCCAACTCCAAAATCCCCGCGCTGGTCGACCGCAGCGGTCCCGAACCGGTTCGCATCTTCGAATCCGGCGCGATTCTCGTCTATCTCGCGGAAAAGTTCGGCGAATTTCTTCCCACGTCCGGCCCCGAGCGCGCGGAAACCCTGTCTTGGCTGTTCTGGCAGATGGGCAGCGCGCCCTTCCTCGGCGGCGGCTTCGGCCATTTCTTCGCCTACGCGCCGACCAAGCAGGAATATCCGATCAACCGCTACGCGATGGAGGCCAAGCGCCAGTTCGACGTCCTCAACCGCCGCCTCGCCGAACATGAATATGTGGCCGGCGCCGATTATTCGCTCGCCGACATGGCCATCTGGCCCTGGTACGGCGGGGTCGCGCTGAACCGCACCTACGAAGGCGCCAGCGAATTCCTCGCCGTGCACGAATATGCGCATGTCATGCGTTGGGCGAAAGCGATCGACGCTCGCCCCGCAGTCAGGCGCGGCCGCATCGTCAACAAGCTGACCGGCGACGAACGCGAGCAACTCCACGAGCGCCACGACGCCAGCGACTTCGACCTGCGCACCGAAGACAAGATCAAGGGCGCGGCGAATAGCGCCGAGGCGGTCAAGGACGACGCGATCTGA
- a CDS encoding class I SAM-dependent methyltransferase — protein MPSRRALISLAGAALLALVAAPSSAQPENDSAALSAAIKAPTRTVANVARDPYRHPAETLSFFGVRPNHTVVEIWPGGGWYTEILAPYLASGGGKLILAAPAWGRSGIDKLKAANPALYGSLPVADFPVFDGKAAEIPAGTADAVLTFRNVHNWRMGYRRDDKADYSPQAFAQIYAMLKPGGVLGIEDHRLPESADAERERKSGYIKVSTVRRLAEAAGFQFAGASEVNANPRDTADWPNGVWTLPPSFALKDQDRAKYAAIGESDRMTLKFVKPATASSPPPQAERGR, from the coding sequence ATGCCGTCACGCCGTGCCCTGATCAGCCTCGCCGGAGCAGCCTTGCTCGCGCTCGTCGCCGCACCGTCCAGCGCGCAACCGGAAAACGACTCCGCAGCCCTCTCCGCTGCGATCAAGGCCCCGACGCGCACCGTCGCAAATGTCGCACGCGACCCCTACCGCCACCCCGCCGAGACACTCTCCTTCTTCGGCGTCCGCCCGAACCATACGGTGGTCGAAATCTGGCCGGGCGGCGGCTGGTACACCGAAATCCTTGCGCCCTATCTCGCGTCGGGCGGCGGCAAGCTGATCCTCGCCGCCCCGGCTTGGGGCCGTAGCGGGATCGACAAGCTCAAGGCCGCCAATCCGGCGCTTTATGGATCGCTGCCCGTTGCCGATTTCCCCGTGTTCGACGGCAAGGCCGCGGAAATCCCCGCGGGGACGGCGGATGCGGTGCTGACCTTCCGCAACGTCCACAATTGGCGGATGGGCTATCGCCGCGACGACAAGGCGGATTACAGCCCGCAGGCGTTCGCGCAGATCTACGCCATGCTCAAGCCCGGCGGCGTGCTCGGGATCGAAGACCACCGCCTGCCCGAAAGCGCCGACGCCGAGCGCGAGCGCAAGAGCGGCTACATCAAGGTGTCGACCGTGCGCCGGCTGGCCGAGGCTGCCGGATTCCAGTTCGCGGGCGCGTCCGAAGTGAATGCCAACCCCAGGGACACCGCCGACTGGCCCAACGGCGTCTGGACGCTGCCGCCCAGCTTCGCGCTCAAGGACCAGGACCGCGCCAAATATGCCGCGATCGGCGAAAGCGACCGGATGACGCTGAAATTCGTCAAGCCAGCGACGGCGAGCAGCCCACCGCCACAGGCCGAACGCGGCCGCTAA
- the gntA gene encoding guanitoxin biosynthesis heme-dependent pre-guanitoxin N-hydroxylase GntA, with protein MLSPENDLDHPLVGRFTDFIAGAGFPCVGAKAALNRAGMRFVVARDLGSAWDDLRIIPALLDLARSYRADPQLFQSLAVIFASGAPDDEAAFERLLWTRLNSLTAKDEWLGQQPDRRVAHDPEDPHFAMSFGGEAFFVVGLHPKASRPARRFAYPALVFNLHDQFEQLRAQGRYDRLRETIIDRDVKLAGSPNPMLAPHGSVSAARQYSGRAVEPGWTCPFSGRSKRDAA; from the coding sequence ATGCTTTCCCCTGAAAACGACCTCGATCATCCGCTCGTTGGGCGGTTCACCGACTTCATCGCCGGCGCGGGCTTTCCTTGCGTGGGCGCCAAGGCCGCGCTCAACCGCGCCGGGATGCGCTTCGTCGTCGCGCGCGACCTCGGCTCGGCGTGGGACGATTTGCGCATCATACCCGCGCTGCTCGATCTTGCCCGCTCCTACCGCGCCGACCCGCAATTGTTTCAGTCGCTGGCGGTGATCTTCGCGTCCGGCGCCCCTGACGATGAAGCGGCCTTCGAACGCCTGCTGTGGACGCGCTTGAACTCGCTGACGGCCAAGGACGAATGGCTCGGCCAGCAGCCCGACCGGCGCGTCGCGCACGACCCCGAGGATCCGCATTTCGCGATGAGCTTTGGCGGCGAGGCCTTTTTCGTCGTCGGCCTCCATCCCAAGGCAAGCCGGCCCGCGCGGCGCTTCGCCTACCCCGCGCTGGTCTTCAACCTCCACGACCAGTTCGAGCAGTTGCGCGCGCAAGGCCGCTACGACCGGCTGCGCGAAACGATCATCGACCGGGACGTCAAGCTGGCCGGATCGCCCAATCCGATGCTTGCGCCGCATGGCTCGGTCTCGGCGGCGCGGCAGTATAGCGGCCGCGCGGTCGAACCGGGCTGGACCTGCCCGTTCAGCGGGCGGAGCAAGCGCGATGCCGCATGA